A region of Paenibacillus sp. JNUCC-31 DNA encodes the following proteins:
- a CDS encoding MBL fold metallo-hydrolase, whose protein sequence is MKITFLGTGDMFSVEQYHNSMLAEFGDTHLVIDFPESNAKALKEYGFSMTEIHNVFITHLHEDHINGVQMLGYYSQIVGNRKPRLFIHEELIDPLWNILSPGMRYTTDGERTMSDYYDIVPLPDGGTFELGGVTFETFRTQHVPGMVSNGLLAKPYFYYSADSTLDQERVEQNAADVQLIFHECHMHDLVIKSHTSLKDLQQLPAEVRQKTVLMHYHDEYADADKRTQFNQEHDLQMVGTLESFELDV, encoded by the coding sequence ATGTTCAGCGTGGAGCAATACCACAACAGTATGCTGGCCGAATTCGGCGACACCCATCTGGTTATTGATTTTCCTGAATCCAATGCAAAAGCATTAAAGGAATATGGCTTTTCTATGACGGAAATCCACAATGTGTTTATTACCCATCTGCATGAAGATCATATTAACGGAGTACAGATGCTCGGATATTATTCACAGATTGTGGGCAATCGTAAGCCACGTCTTTTTATCCACGAAGAGTTGATTGATCCGTTATGGAATATTTTATCTCCAGGCATGCGCTATACCACAGATGGGGAGCGCACGATGAGCGACTATTACGATATCGTACCTTTACCGGATGGAGGCACATTTGAACTGGGGGGCGTGACGTTTGAAACTTTTCGAACACAGCATGTGCCGGGCATGGTCAGCAATGGCCTTCTTGCAAAACCCTACTTCTACTATAGTGCGGACAGCACACTGGATCAGGAACGGGTGGAACAGAATGCCGCTGACGTGCAGCTCATTTTCCATGAATGTCATATGCATGATCTGGTGATCAAATCCCATACTTCATTGAAGGATCTGCAGCAGCTGCCTGCCGAAGTGAGACAGAAAACCGTGCTGATGCACTATCACGATGAATACGCGGATGCTGACAAACGGACACAGTTCAACCAAGAGCATGATCTGCAAATGGTGGGCACGCTGGAATCGTTTGAACTGGATGTGTAA